GAATCTTAGCTTATGCTATTCTCTACTTCCTTCTTCCGGAAGGCAATGCAGAAGCTTAAGCCATAGAGAGAATAAAAGTTTATTCTGATCAGTTGAAAATAAAAAATGCATGTAATCGTAGATTACATGCATTTTTATATGTAGTTTCTATCGAAAAAGAGAGGTTCTTCACCGGATGGATAAGTCTTGTTTAATGGTCACTAAAACGACGATACTCTATATGAAAGTCAAAATAATGTTCATTTTGTAACTTTTGGAAGATGTCGCGATAGGCTTCTTCGTCAAAATAGTCGCCACGATAGAGGATTTCAAAACTCAAACCATCGTACTCAAGGAAAGCGTTGGCTGTTTTAAAGCCATTTTGTCGATAGAAGTCCATTCTAGCCTTCCTTTGCTCCAAGTTATCGCATTCTTCATCCAATCGCTCGACTTCGAGTAACATGGTTCGCTGGTAAAAATCAGTCAGCTTTTCGATGATTTCCTTTCCATACCCGTGGCTTCTCAGGTGGGGCATGATGGCAAAAAAACTGATATAGAAGGCCTTTGGATTGGAGATGGCAAAAGCAAAGCCGACAAACTCTTCTTGGTTATAAAAGGCAAAAAAGTGAGCGTCTTCTCGGTCCTGATAGCGCAAGAACTCAGACAGAGGGACTCGTTCTTCCTCGGGAAAAGCTTCTTTGTTTAGCTTTTCAACCTTATCCAGATCAGGAAATACATCGGTAATTAATTGACTGGTCAAACTCATAAATGAACTCCTTTTCTTGATTATAGCAAATTGTCTCTCTGTAAGCAATTGATTGCAAACTTAGTAACAGAGCCTTGTCGCTCCTTTAGAAAGCTGATATAATAGCTTTATGAATAAGAAACGATCCGTGGACTTGATACATGGTCCTATTCTTCCTGCGCTGTTAAGCTTTGCCTTTCCAATCTTGCTGTCAAATATTTTCCAACAGCTTTATAATACAGCTGATGTCTTGATTGTTGGGCGATTTCTTGGCCAAGAATCCTTGGCTGCAGTAGGAGCTACTACAGCCATTTTTGACTTGATTATAGGCTTTACGCTTGGTGTTGGAAATGGCATGGGGATCGTCATTGCCCGCTATTATGGGGCTCGTAATTTCACCAAAATCAAGGAAGCGGTTGCTACAACCTGGATTTTAGGAGGGTTTCTCAGTGTTTTTGTTATGTTGATGGGCTTTGTCGGCCTGTATCCACTCTTGCAATATTTAGATACCCCTGCAGAAATACTTCCCCAGTCCTATCAATATATTTCCATGATTGTGACTTGTGCCGGTGTCAGCTTTGCCTATAATCTCTTTGCAGGTTTGTTGCGGTCCATTGGAGACAGTCTAGCAGCTCTTGGATTTCTGATTTTTTCTGCCTTGGTCAATGTGGTTCTGGATCTCTATTTCATTACGCAACTGCATCTGGGAGTTCAATCTGCGGGCCTTGCTACCATTATCTCGCAAGGCTTGTCAGCGGTTCTTTGCTTTTTCTATATCCGTAAGAGTGTTCCAGAACTGCTCCCTCAACTCAAGCATTTTAAATGGAACAAGGCCTTGTACGCGGATCTTTTAGAACAAGGTTTGGCCATGGGTCTGATGAGTTCGATTGTGTCCATTGGTAGCGTGATTTTACAGTCTTCTGTTAATACTTTTGGAGCAGTGATTATTAGCGCCCAGACAGCGGCTAGACGCATTATGGCCTTTGCTCTCCTTCCAATGACGGCTATTTCTTCTGCCATGACGACCTTTGCTTCTCAGAATCTTGGGGCCAAGCGACCAGACCGCATTGTTCAAGGACTTGGTATTGGGAGTCGCCTGAGCATGTCCTGGGCAGGTTTTGTTTGTATCTTCCTCTTTTTTGCCAGTCCTAGTTTGGTTTCTTTCTTGGCCAGTTCGACAGATACTTACTTGGTAGAAAATGGTAGCCTCTACCTGCAAATCAGTTCAGTCTTTTATCCGATTTTGAGCCTCTTGCTGATTTATCGTAATTGCTTGCAGGGCTTGGGGCAGAAAGTCCTTCCTCTAGTTTCCAGCTTTATAGAACTCATCGGGAAAATCGTTTTTGTGGTTTTGATTATCCCTTGGGCAGGCTATAGGGGGGTTATCCTTTGTGAACCCCTTATCTGGGTTGCCATGACTACACAACTGTACTTTTCACTTTTCCGCCATCCCCTGATAAAAGAAGGCAAGGCAATCTTGGCAGCCAAAGGACAATACTAGCTGGGTTTGCTGAACAAAATCCATTTCCTCTAGTGAAAATCGAAAAAACTTGTGTTATAATAAGAAAGATTAAAATGTGAAAAAAGGAGATTCCTAATGGGACGTAAATGGGCCAATATCGTAGCCAAGAAAACGGCTAAAGATGGAGCTAACTCTAAAGTATATGCAAAATTTGGTGTAGAAATCTATGTGGCAGCTAAAAAAGGGGATCCAGACCCAGAATCAAACACTGCTTTGAAATTCGTTATCGACCGTGCGAAACAAGCCCAAGTGCCGAAACACGTTATCGATAAAGCGATTGATAAAGCAAAAGGAAACACAGACGAAACCTTTACAGAAGGACGTTACGAAGGTTTTGGACCAAATGGTTCTATGTTGATTGTGGATACCTTGACTTCAAACGTCAACCGTACCGCGGCTAATGTCCGTGCAGCTTTTGGTAAAAACGGCGGAAACATGGGTGCTTCAGGTTCAGTTTCATACCTCTTTGATAACAAGGGTGTGATCGTATTTGCAGGTGAGGACGCTGATGCGGTCTTTGAGCAATTGCTCGAAGCAGATGTGGATGTGGACGATGTAGAAGCAGAAGAAGGAACAATCACGGTTTACACAGCTCCAACAGACCTTCACAAGGCTATCGTTGCCCTTCGTGAGTCTGGGATTGAAGAATTCCAAGTGACTGAATTGGAAATGATTCCTCAGTCAGAAGTGGAATTGTCAGGCGAAGACCTTGAAACATTTGAAAAACTTTACAGCGTTCTTGAAGACGACGAAGACGTACAAAAGATCTACACAAACGTAGATGGATTCTAATAGAAAAACGAACAGTTTTACTAGCTGTTCGTTTTTTTTGATATTTGAACTTAAACTCTGGTTTCAGAATCGTTTTGTTTCTTGCTTTTTTCTAGACCTAGACCGACTGCATGTTTTTGGACGAGCAAGAGCTGTCCATTGTCCTGTTTTGCAAAAGTTAAGGTAACGGTCTTGATCTTGTCTCCAATGGAGATATAGGTGATTTTTCTCGTATTATAACCTCCGATAGTGGAGTCAAACTCGGAGTCTGGTAGTCCGTGTTTTTTGATAATATCCTTGTAGTTGGTACCACCTTTTCCTTTGTTGTCAAGGTCACCTTCGATTAAGGCGTCGAACTGTTCTTGGGTCCAAGTGAAGTTATCGTCTTCTTCCTCCTCTGGGATGGGATAGGCGCTATCATCTGTCAAGTCGCTTTCTTCTTCGCGTTCCATTGAGGAACTTGCCTCTCTATAGGAACGGTTAAACTCCCTGACAAACTCTTTGTAGACATTAGCGTACAGTACCTGAGTCGTAAAGAAAAGTACGACAGAGGCAACTGCGAGAGATGTTCCGATAATGGCCATGGTTTTTCGTTTTTTGAGGTTGACGATAAGGCC
This window of the Streptococcus sp. D7B5 genome carries:
- a CDS encoding GNAT family N-acetyltransferase, with the protein product MSLTSQLITDVFPDLDKVEKLNKEAFPEEERVPLSEFLRYQDREDAHFFAFYNQEEFVGFAFAISNPKAFYISFFAIMPHLRSHGYGKEIIEKLTDFYQRTMLLEVERLDEECDNLEQRKARMDFYRQNGFKTANAFLEYDGLSFEILYRGDYFDEEAYRDIFQKLQNEHYFDFHIEYRRFSDH
- a CDS encoding MATE family efflux transporter, whose product is MNKKRSVDLIHGPILPALLSFAFPILLSNIFQQLYNTADVLIVGRFLGQESLAAVGATTAIFDLIIGFTLGVGNGMGIVIARYYGARNFTKIKEAVATTWILGGFLSVFVMLMGFVGLYPLLQYLDTPAEILPQSYQYISMIVTCAGVSFAYNLFAGLLRSIGDSLAALGFLIFSALVNVVLDLYFITQLHLGVQSAGLATIISQGLSAVLCFFYIRKSVPELLPQLKHFKWNKALYADLLEQGLAMGLMSSIVSIGSVILQSSVNTFGAVIISAQTAARRIMAFALLPMTAISSAMTTFASQNLGAKRPDRIVQGLGIGSRLSMSWAGFVCIFLFFASPSLVSFLASSTDTYLVENGSLYLQISSVFYPILSLLLIYRNCLQGLGQKVLPLVSSFIELIGKIVFVVLIIPWAGYRGVILCEPLIWVAMTTQLYFSLFRHPLIKEGKAILAAKGQY
- a CDS encoding YebC/PmpR family DNA-binding transcriptional regulator translates to MGRKWANIVAKKTAKDGANSKVYAKFGVEIYVAAKKGDPDPESNTALKFVIDRAKQAQVPKHVIDKAIDKAKGNTDETFTEGRYEGFGPNGSMLIVDTLTSNVNRTAANVRAAFGKNGGNMGASGSVSYLFDNKGVIVFAGEDADAVFEQLLEADVDVDDVEAEEGTITVYTAPTDLHKAIVALRESGIEEFQVTELEMIPQSEVELSGEDLETFEKLYSVLEDDEDVQKIYTNVDGF
- a CDS encoding CD20-like domain-containing protein, with the protein product MKGENVQMKPEEQRVLGILATIFGAIALLGSWIPFINYLSFFIAIVAFILGIIGLIVNLKKRKTMAIIGTSLAVASVVLFFTTQVLYANVYKEFVREFNRSYREASSSMEREEESDLTDDSAYPIPEEEEDDNFTWTQEQFDALIEGDLDNKGKGGTNYKDIIKKHGLPDSEFDSTIGGYNTRKITYISIGDKIKTVTLTFAKQDNGQLLLVQKHAVGLGLEKSKKQNDSETRV